From Ipomoea triloba cultivar NCNSP0323 chromosome 5, ASM357664v1, the proteins below share one genomic window:
- the LOC116019133 gene encoding peroxisomal 2,4-dienoyl-CoA reductase: protein MESSSPFRSDILQGKVALLTGGGSGIGFEISNQFGKHGASIAIMGRRSSVVQSAVSTLQSLGIPAVGFQGDVRKQEDAKRVVESTVKHFGKLDILVNAAAGNFLVSPEDLSPNGFRTVLDIDSVGTFTMCHEALKYLKKGGPGRSPSSSGGTILNISATLHYTASWYQIHVAAAKAAVDAVTRNLALEWGTDYDIRVNGIAPGPIGDTTGLRKLLPQEMDGSNRDSVPLYKVGEKWDIAMAALYISSDAGKYVNGTTLIVDGGLWLSHPRYLHKDAVKELSRTVEKKSRDAPVGVPSSKL from the exons ATGGAGTCGTCGTCACCGTTCAGATCAGATATCCTCCAAGGAAAAGTAGCCCTCTTGACCGGAGGTGGTTCCGGCATCGGTTTCGAGATCTCCAACCAGTTCGGCAAGCATGGTGCCTCTATCGCCATCATGGGCCGCCGCTCCTCTGTCGTACAATCCGCCGTCTCTACGCTCCAATCCCTCGGAATTCCC GCAGTAGGTTTTCAGGGGGATGTGCGCAAACAGGAAGATGCAAAGAGAGTGGTGGAGTCCACTGTCAAACATTTTGGGAAGCTTGACATTCTTGTCAATGCTGCAGCCGGCAATTTTCTTGTTTCACCTGAGGATTTGTCTCCCAACGGTTTTCGAACAG TGTTGGATATTGATTCTGTGGGTACATTCACAATGTGCCATGAAGCTCTCAAGTATCTTAAGAAAGGAGGTCCTGGGAGAAGTCCATCTTCTTCTGGTGGAACAATACTAAATATTAGTGCCACTTTACACTACACTGCCTCTTGGTATCAAATCCATGTAGCTGCAGCAAAG GCTGCTGTTGATGCAGTTACTAGAAATTTGGCTCTGGAATGGGGTACTGACTATGACATTAGAGTAAATGGGATTGCACCAGGTCCCATAGGTGACACAACTGGTTTGAGAAAACTTTTACCTCAAGAGATGGATGGGAGTAATCGTGACAGCGTGCCTCTTTACAAAGTTGGGGAGAAGTGGGATATTGCTATGGCTGCTCTCTACATTTCATCAGATGCTG GAAAATATGTAAATGGAACAACTTTGATAGTTGATGGGGGACTCTGGCTTAGTCACCCTCGTTATCTGCATAAAGATGCAGTTAAAGAGCTTTCGCGAACAGTGGAGAAAAAATCAAGAGATGCACCAGTTGGTGTTCCTTCAAGCAAACTTTGA